In Vibrio sp. FE10, the following are encoded in one genomic region:
- a CDS encoding TraB/GumN family protein, translated as MRTFLYLTLLTLAFSAKQAVAEPLYWQAKKDDLTLTILGSVHVGDESMYPLPVQITDTLKESDGLIVETDIRKTEGVAYPTTTVTTGDVLSEDQQQLLTSISKSLGMSTQQLLSSPPWATSLSIQMQQLKNLGYGSAGGVDATLAYKATIADVPVISLEALQFQIDLIAGQKDSGKEWLVSSLEEFDQTDSVVHCLIESWKAGDVTKLEEFAELSEMPTELEKAFLTDRNIDWANKLSAKDWKLDSKGDYVLVVGTLHLIGEGNLLQLLEEKGFNVTQQSQSQQAQCQFEVSDDS; from the coding sequence TTGCGCACATTCTTGTACCTTACGTTACTCACACTTGCCTTTTCAGCCAAGCAAGCGGTCGCCGAACCTCTTTATTGGCAAGCTAAAAAGGATGATCTGACGCTTACTATCTTAGGTTCTGTGCACGTTGGGGATGAGAGCATGTACCCGCTTCCCGTACAGATCACTGACACGCTAAAAGAGAGCGACGGATTAATTGTCGAGACGGATATAAGAAAGACAGAAGGCGTGGCGTATCCCACGACCACAGTGACCACGGGTGATGTATTAAGCGAAGATCAACAACAGTTATTAACAAGTATTTCCAAATCTTTGGGTATGTCGACACAACAACTACTGAGCTCCCCACCTTGGGCAACATCTCTGTCGATACAAATGCAGCAGTTAAAGAACCTTGGTTACGGCTCAGCGGGCGGTGTAGACGCAACACTAGCCTATAAAGCAACAATCGCGGATGTTCCCGTCATCAGCTTAGAGGCTCTACAATTTCAAATAGACCTCATCGCAGGGCAGAAAGATTCCGGTAAAGAATGGCTAGTCAGTAGTCTTGAAGAATTTGACCAAACTGATTCTGTGGTTCACTGCCTAATTGAAAGTTGGAAAGCGGGTGATGTAACCAAGCTTGAGGAGTTTGCAGAGCTTTCTGAAATGCCAACAGAGCTTGAGAAAGCATTCCTAACGGATCGCAATATCGACTGGGCAAACAAGCTATCAGCCAAAGATTGGAAACTCGACTCAAAGGGAGACTACGTACTGGTCGTCGGCACTTTACACCTGATTGGCGAAGGCAACCTTTTGCAGTTACTAGAAGAGAAAGGGTTCAATGTCACTCAACAATCACAAAGCCAACAAGCTCAGTGTCAATTTGAGGTTAGTGATGACAGCTAG
- a CDS encoding beta-N-acetylhexosaminidase has translation MLKRNLLSVAVLAGLTGCAVTQAPEQQVVNALADNLDVQYEILTNHGANEGMACQDLGAEWASCNKVNMTLTNDGEAIDSKDWTIYFHSIRLILDVDNEQFKITRVTGDLHKLEPTDKFDGFAAGEEVILPLTSEYWQLFETDFMPGAFVTAPNAEPKMIASLNTEDVASFVTGLEGNNLKRTPDDNNVMATAVTRFEKNADLATQDVSTTLLPTPMSVEAGEGSVGIAGGIALPKDAFDADQFAAIEERADVVNVDVSGDLPVSVAVVPTQFTGDLAKSGAYELSISEEGIAIKAFDKTGAFYAVQSIFGLIDSQNAESLPQLSIKDAPRFDYRGVMVDVARNFHSKDAILATLDQMAAYKMNKLHLHLTDDEGWRLEIPGLPELTDVGSNRCFDLEEQSCLLPQLGSGPTTDNFGSGFFSKADYVEILSYAKARSIEVIPEIDMPAHARSAVVSMEARYTRLMAEGKEAEANEYRLMDPQDTSNVTTVQFYDKQSFINPCMESSTHFVDKVISEVAAMHQEAGVPLTTWHFGGDEAKNIKLGAGLQDVNADDKVAWKGNIDLSKQDKPFQQSPQCQSLIADGTVSDFGHLPSHFAEQVSKIVADKGIPHFQAWQDGLKYSEGEKAFATESTRVNFWDVLYWGGTSSVYDWSAKGYDVIVSNPDYVYMDMPYEVDAAERGYYWATRATDTRKMFGFAPENMPQNAETSLDRDGNGFSGKGEIEAKPFYGLSAQLWSETVRTDEQYEYMVFPRVLAAAERAWHRADWENDYKVGVEYSQDTDLVNKQALNSDFNRFANIVGQRELAKLEKAGIDYRLPVPGAQVVDGKLAMNVQFPGVELQYSADGENWLTYDEQQRPSVSGETYIRSISESGEKVSRVTSVK, from the coding sequence ATGTTGAAGAGAAACTTATTATCTGTAGCAGTATTGGCTGGTTTGACGGGTTGTGCAGTGACACAAGCTCCTGAGCAACAGGTTGTTAATGCACTGGCTGATAATCTTGATGTGCAATATGAAATCTTAACCAATCACGGTGCGAATGAAGGTATGGCTTGTCAGGACTTAGGTGCTGAGTGGGCGTCATGTAATAAAGTGAACATGACCTTGACCAATGACGGTGAAGCGATTGATTCGAAAGATTGGACTATCTACTTCCACAGTATTCGCCTCATCTTAGATGTTGATAACGAACAGTTTAAAATCACTCGTGTAACGGGTGACTTACACAAACTAGAACCTACAGATAAGTTCGATGGTTTTGCGGCTGGTGAAGAAGTGATTCTTCCGCTGACGAGTGAATATTGGCAACTGTTTGAAACCGACTTTATGCCAGGTGCATTTGTAACGGCGCCAAACGCAGAACCTAAGATGATTGCTTCATTGAATACAGAAGATGTCGCGTCGTTTGTGACAGGTCTAGAGGGTAACAACCTTAAGCGTACTCCTGATGACAACAATGTCATGGCAACCGCGGTGACGCGTTTCGAAAAGAATGCTGATCTAGCAACTCAAGATGTATCAACAACGCTACTACCAACGCCAATGTCTGTAGAAGCAGGCGAAGGTTCTGTGGGTATTGCTGGTGGTATTGCCCTACCAAAAGACGCATTCGATGCTGATCAGTTCGCTGCAATTGAAGAACGTGCAGATGTGGTAAACGTAGATGTGAGTGGCGACCTACCTGTGAGTGTTGCTGTTGTTCCTACTCAGTTTACGGGTGATTTAGCAAAATCTGGCGCTTATGAACTAAGCATCTCGGAAGAGGGGATTGCGATTAAAGCGTTTGATAAAACAGGTGCTTTCTACGCAGTTCAGTCTATTTTTGGCCTAATAGACAGTCAGAACGCTGAATCATTACCACAACTGTCGATCAAAGATGCACCGCGCTTTGATTACCGTGGTGTGATGGTGGATGTTGCTCGAAACTTCCACTCAAAAGATGCCATCCTAGCAACGCTAGATCAAATGGCGGCATACAAGATGAATAAACTGCACCTTCACTTAACAGATGATGAAGGCTGGCGTTTAGAAATCCCAGGTTTACCAGAGCTAACGGATGTAGGGTCTAATCGTTGTTTTGATTTGGAAGAGCAAAGCTGTTTACTGCCTCAGCTAGGTTCAGGTCCAACAACAGACAACTTTGGCTCTGGTTTCTTTAGTAAAGCGGACTACGTCGAGATCTTAAGCTACGCAAAAGCGCGCAGCATCGAAGTAATTCCTGAAATTGATATGCCAGCACACGCTCGTTCTGCAGTGGTATCAATGGAAGCGCGTTACACTCGCCTAATGGCGGAAGGTAAAGAAGCGGAAGCAAATGAATACCGCTTGATGGATCCACAAGATACATCGAACGTAACCACGGTTCAGTTCTACGATAAGCAAAGCTTCATTAACCCATGTATGGAATCATCAACTCACTTTGTCGATAAAGTTATCTCTGAAGTGGCGGCAATGCACCAAGAAGCGGGCGTTCCACTAACGACTTGGCACTTTGGCGGCGATGAAGCGAAAAACATCAAGTTAGGTGCTGGCTTACAAGATGTTAATGCAGACGATAAAGTGGCTTGGAAAGGCAACATCGATTTGTCTAAGCAAGATAAGCCATTCCAACAGTCTCCTCAGTGTCAGTCTTTGATCGCTGATGGAACGGTAAGCGACTTCGGTCATCTGCCAAGTCACTTTGCAGAGCAGGTATCCAAGATTGTTGCTGACAAAGGCATCCCTCACTTCCAAGCATGGCAAGATGGCCTGAAATACAGCGAAGGCGAGAAAGCATTTGCGACAGAAAGCACTCGCGTCAACTTCTGGGACGTTCTTTACTGGGGCGGTACTTCATCAGTATACGACTGGTCAGCAAAAGGGTATGACGTAATCGTCTCTAACCCAGACTACGTATACATGGATATGCCATATGAAGTCGATGCTGCAGAGCGCGGTTACTATTGGGCAACGCGCGCAACCGATACTCGTAAGATGTTTGGCTTCGCACCAGAAAACATGCCACAAAACGCAGAAACATCATTAGACCGTGACGGCAATGGTTTCTCTGGTAAAGGCGAGATTGAAGCGAAACCTTTCTACGGTTTGTCTGCACAACTTTGGTCTGAAACAGTACGTACCGACGAGCAGTATGAATACATGGTGTTCCCTCGCGTACTTGCAGCAGCAGAGCGTGCATGGCACAGAGCGGATTGGGAAAATGACTACAAAGTGGGCGTTGAATATTCTCAAGATACTGACTTAGTGAATAAGCAGGCTCTAAACAGCGACTTTAATCGCTTCGCGAATATTGTTGGTCAACGTGAACTGGCTAAGCTTGAGAAAGCAGGCATTGATTATCGACTACCAGTACCGGGCGCTCAGGTTGTGGATGGCAAGCTAGCGATGAACGTTCAATTCCCAGGCGTAGAGCTGCAATACTCTGCTGATGGCGAGAACTGGTTAACGTATGACGAGCAACAACGTCCATCGGTTTCTGGCGAAACTTACATCCGCTCTATCTCTGAAAGTGGCGAGAAAGTAAGTCGAGTAACCTCAGTTAAATAA